In a single window of the Drosophila miranda strain MSH22 chromosome XL, D.miranda_PacBio2.1, whole genome shotgun sequence genome:
- the LOC108165119 gene encoding innexin inx6 isoform X2, whose product MYAAVKPLSKYLRQKTVRIYDPIFTLHSKCTIVILLTCTILLSAKQYFGEPILCISTSSHTEYIQSYCWTMGTYILPTESNSSAGLFYRGLAPADFNRSDLRGLMARDQQFVRIISIAEGVGPEKRGVTKRLYLRYYQWVFMILLFQSLLFYLPSYLWKVWEGHRMAQLCCEVGGAIILEDTYRTRLQMLTKYFRSRFSSIHCCYAIKYTFCEMLNLLISILNFWLMDVVFNGFWHKYIHALAAIPVYDWQLWNMMTSRVFPKVAKCEMFVYGPSGSPNVLDILCVLPLNILNEKIFAVLYVWFLFIAMLSALNILYRLVLVFCSHLRLQLLRTHLRGMPKSHVREVLSTAGYGDWFVLMGVSINVNPTLFRELVEQLYAELMEERAGLHASSSKRQLSSPHYTTNNNPQEHRSIGALSPTHAERNPSVPTLTLMAPTLNLMGSNNEIVSIDRFCDESQA is encoded by the exons ATGTACGCGGCAGTGAAGCCTCTTTCAAAGTACCTGCGCCAGAAGACGGTGCGCATATACGACCCGATATTCACACTGCACTCCAAGTGCACCATCGTGATCCTGCTGACCTGCACGATCCTGCTGTCGGCCAAGCAGTACTTCGGAGAGCCCATCCTGTgcatcagcaccagcagccacacGGAGTACATACAGTCCTACTGCTGGACAATGGGCACCTATATCCTGCCCACCgagagcaacagcagcgccgGCCTCTTCTACCGCGGACTGGCCCCCGCGGACTTCAATCGGAGCGATCTGCGCGGACTGATGGCCAGAGATCAGCAGTTCGTTCGCATCATTTCGATAGCCGAGGGCGTGGGTCCCGAGAAGCGGGGCGTTACGAAGCGCCTCTATCTGCGGTATTATCAGTGGGTGTTCATGATTCTGCTGTTCCAGTCGCTGCTCTTCTACTTGCCCTCGTATCTGTGGAAGGTGTGGGAGGGGCATCGCATGGCGCAGCTGTGCTGCGAAGTGGGTGGCGCCATCATCTTGGAGGACACCTACCGTACCCGGCTCCAGATGCTCACCAAGTACTTTCGGTCGAGATTCTCCAGCATCCACTGCTGCTATGCCATCAAGTATACCTTCTGCGAGATGCTCAACCTGCTGATCAGC ATACTGAACTTTTGGCTTATGGATGTGGTTTTCAATGGGTTCTGGCACAAGTACATACACGCCCTGGCCGCCATACCCGTGTACGATTGGCAACTGTGGAACATGATGACCTCGCGAGTTTTTCCCAAGGTGGCCAAGTGCGAGATGTTTGTGTATGGGCCCAGCGGGAGTCCGAATGTGCTCGACATCCTCTGCGTCCTGCCGCTGAACATACTCAACGAGAAGATCTTCGCCGTGCTGTATGTGTGGTTCCTGTTCATCGCCATGCTATCAGCCCTGAACATCCTGTACCGCCTCGTTCTCGTCTTCTGCTCCCACTTGCGACTCCAGCTGCTGCGCACCCATCTGCGCGGCATGCCCAAGTCGCATGTCCGCGAGGTGCTGTCCACCGCCGGATACGGTGACTGGTTCGTCCTCATGGGCGTCAGCATCAACGTGAATCCCACGCTCTTCCGTGAACTGGTCGAGCAGCTCTACGCGGAGCTGATGGAGGAGCGTGCCGGGCTGCACGCATCCTCATCCAAAAGGCAATTGTCATCTCCTCACTACACGACCAACAACAATCCACAGGAGCATCGTTCGATTGGTGCGCTGAGCCCCACTCATGCCGAGAGGAATCCATCTGTTCCCACCCTGACTCTGATGGCCCCCACCCTGAATCTGATGGGCTCCAACAATGAAATCGTCAGCATTGATCGCTTCTGCGATGAGAGTCAAGCCTGA
- the LOC108165119 gene encoding innexin inx6 isoform X1, whose product MYAAVKPLSKYLRQKTVRIYDPIFTLHSKCTIVILLTCTILLSAKQYFGEPILCISTSSHTEYIQSYCWTMGTYILPTESNSSAGLFYRGLAPADFNRSDLRGLMARDQQFVRIISIAEGVGPEKRGVTKRLYLRYYQWVFMILLFQSLLFYLPSYLWKVWEGHRMAQLCCEVGGAIILEDTYRTRLQMLTKYFRSRFSSIHCCYAIKYTFCEMLNLLISQILNFWLMDVVFNGFWHKYIHALAAIPVYDWQLWNMMTSRVFPKVAKCEMFVYGPSGSPNVLDILCVLPLNILNEKIFAVLYVWFLFIAMLSALNILYRLVLVFCSHLRLQLLRTHLRGMPKSHVREVLSTAGYGDWFVLMGVSINVNPTLFRELVEQLYAELMEERAGLHASSSKRQLSSPHYTTNNNPQEHRSIGALSPTHAERNPSVPTLTLMAPTLNLMGSNNEIVSIDRFCDESQA is encoded by the exons ATGTACGCGGCAGTGAAGCCTCTTTCAAAGTACCTGCGCCAGAAGACGGTGCGCATATACGACCCGATATTCACACTGCACTCCAAGTGCACCATCGTGATCCTGCTGACCTGCACGATCCTGCTGTCGGCCAAGCAGTACTTCGGAGAGCCCATCCTGTgcatcagcaccagcagccacacGGAGTACATACAGTCCTACTGCTGGACAATGGGCACCTATATCCTGCCCACCgagagcaacagcagcgccgGCCTCTTCTACCGCGGACTGGCCCCCGCGGACTTCAATCGGAGCGATCTGCGCGGACTGATGGCCAGAGATCAGCAGTTCGTTCGCATCATTTCGATAGCCGAGGGCGTGGGTCCCGAGAAGCGGGGCGTTACGAAGCGCCTCTATCTGCGGTATTATCAGTGGGTGTTCATGATTCTGCTGTTCCAGTCGCTGCTCTTCTACTTGCCCTCGTATCTGTGGAAGGTGTGGGAGGGGCATCGCATGGCGCAGCTGTGCTGCGAAGTGGGTGGCGCCATCATCTTGGAGGACACCTACCGTACCCGGCTCCAGATGCTCACCAAGTACTTTCGGTCGAGATTCTCCAGCATCCACTGCTGCTATGCCATCAAGTATACCTTCTGCGAGATGCTCAACCTGCTGATCAGC CAGATACTGAACTTTTGGCTTATGGATGTGGTTTTCAATGGGTTCTGGCACAAGTACATACACGCCCTGGCCGCCATACCCGTGTACGATTGGCAACTGTGGAACATGATGACCTCGCGAGTTTTTCCCAAGGTGGCCAAGTGCGAGATGTTTGTGTATGGGCCCAGCGGGAGTCCGAATGTGCTCGACATCCTCTGCGTCCTGCCGCTGAACATACTCAACGAGAAGATCTTCGCCGTGCTGTATGTGTGGTTCCTGTTCATCGCCATGCTATCAGCCCTGAACATCCTGTACCGCCTCGTTCTCGTCTTCTGCTCCCACTTGCGACTCCAGCTGCTGCGCACCCATCTGCGCGGCATGCCCAAGTCGCATGTCCGCGAGGTGCTGTCCACCGCCGGATACGGTGACTGGTTCGTCCTCATGGGCGTCAGCATCAACGTGAATCCCACGCTCTTCCGTGAACTGGTCGAGCAGCTCTACGCGGAGCTGATGGAGGAGCGTGCCGGGCTGCACGCATCCTCATCCAAAAGGCAATTGTCATCTCCTCACTACACGACCAACAACAATCCACAGGAGCATCGTTCGATTGGTGCGCTGAGCCCCACTCATGCCGAGAGGAATCCATCTGTTCCCACCCTGACTCTGATGGCCCCCACCCTGAATCTGATGGGCTCCAACAATGAAATCGTCAGCATTGATCGCTTCTGCGATGAGAGTCAAGCCTGA